From the Sebastes fasciatus isolate fSebFas1 chromosome 3, fSebFas1.pri, whole genome shotgun sequence genome, one window contains:
- the taf5l gene encoding TAF5-like RNA polymerase II p300/CBP-associated factor-associated factor 65 kDa subunit 5L, with amino-acid sequence MKRVRTEQIQYAVAQYLKRRQYVDTDGSLKGAKLFQSAEEMAASLTVQTESGCANIVSAAPCQSDPQQYETQYSKLRSFLSETEISWAKEVSSILYPLFVYLHLDLVHCGLKGAVDGFYSRFHSAFLQDSEQRTTIEQLRHVLTAQDVAANPKLSAFLEHKYVVHLTEPAYSYLLRYLQSEDTSALCRALSTHLQVEVTASRRTDYQLYGAAGGATAAPNSTSSWAGVDGAEGGEGVEVPAGIPQSEAALETLQDCIKKVREGPPTLTTVCFYAFHHTEQMLNTAEVSADSRLLAAGFDSSTVKLWSLRARKLKAKPHQADVSLIHLACDVMEEEGDEEDSSGSEVKTLRGHSGPVFRTAFLTDSSGLLSCSEDTTIRYWDLGSFTNTALYQGHAYPVWDVDVSPCSLYFASGSHDRTARLWTFSRTYPLRLYAGHLADVDCVKFHPNSNYLATGSTDKTVRLWSTQQGASVRLFTGHRGPVLSLAFSPNGKYLASAGEDQRVKLWDLASGTLFKDLRGHTDSVTSLSFSPDSSLVASSSIDNSVRVWDIRNSHGVTPADGSSGELVGLYTGNTSNVLNVQFMACNLLLVTGTAQEKAEQ; translated from the exons ATGAAGCGGGTTCGTACTGAGCAGATCCAGTATGCCGTGGCTCAGTACCTGAAGAGGAGGCAGTATGTGGACACTGATGGCTCCCTGAAAGGAGCCAAGCTCTTCCAGTCAGCGGAGGAGATGGCTGCCAGCCTCACAG TGCAGACAGAGTCGGGATGTGCCAACATCGTCTCTGCTGCACCCTGCCAGTCTGACCCCCAGCAGTATGAGACTCAGTACTCCAAGCTGCGCTCCTTTCTCTCAG AAACAGAAATATCCTGGGCGAAGGAGGTGAGCAGCATCCTCTACCCGCTCTTCGTCTACCTCCACCTGGACTTGGTGCACTGCGGCCTGAAGGGGGCAGTAGATGGTTTTTACAGTCGTTTCCACAGCGCCTTTCTTCAGGACAGCGAGCAGCGCACCACCATAGAGCAGCTTCGCCATGTTCTCACCGCTCAGGACGTTGCAGCCAACCCCAAGCTGAGTGCTTTCCTGGAGCACAAGTACGTGGTTCACCTGACGGAGCCGGCCTACAGCTACCTGCTGCGTTACCTGCAGAGTGAGGACACCAGCGCCCTCTGCAGGGCCCTTAGTACacacctgcaggtggaggtcACCGCCTCGAGGCGCACAGACTACCAGCTGTATGGCGCAGCTGGTGGGGCGACCGCCGCCCCAAACTCGACCTCCTCCTGGGCGGGAGTAGACGGGGCGGAGGGTGGCGAGGGGGTGGAGGTCCCTGCAGGTATCCCACAGAGCGAGGCGGCCCTGGAGACTCTGCAGGACTGCATCAAGAAAGTGCGTGAGGGCCCCCCCACGCTCACCACCGTGTGTTTTTACGCCTTCCATCACACGGAGCAGATGTTGAACACCGCAGAGGTCTCGGCTGACAGCCGGCTGCTGGCCGCCGGCTTCGACAGCTCCACGGTGAAGCTGTGGAGCCTCCGAGCCAGAAAGCTGAAGGCCAAACCGCACCAGGCTGACGTGTCGCTCATCCACCTGGCCTGTGACGTAATGGAGGAGGAA GGGGATGAAGAAGACAGCTCCGGCAGCGAGGTAAAGACGCTGCGAGGTCACAGCGGTCCGGTGTTTCGTACGGCCTTCCTGACGGACAGCTCCGGCCTGCTCTCCTGCTCTGAGGACACAACCATCCGCTACTGGGACCTTGGTAGCTTCACCAACACAGCGCTCTATCAGGGCCACGCCTACCCGGTGTGGGACGTTGACGTCAGCCCCTGCAGCCTTTACTTCGCCAGCGGCTCGCATGACCGGACCGCCCGCCTCTGGACGTTCTCCCGCACCTACCCGCTGCGGCTCTACGCCGGGCATCTTGCCGACGTCGACTGTGTCAAATTCCACCCAAACTCGAACTACCTGGCCACTGGCTCCACAGACAAGACTGTCCGGCTGTGGAGCACCCAGCAGGGGGCGTCTGTTCGCCTCTTCACTGGCCACCGTGGCCCTGTGCTGTCACTCGCTTTCTCACCTAACGGGAAGTACTTGGCGTCCGCCGGCGAGGACCAGAGGGTGAAGCTGTGGGATTTAGCATCAGGGACGTTGTTCAAAGACCTGCGCGGACACACCGACAGCGTCACCAGCCTGTCTTTCAGCCCAGACAGCAGCCTGGTGGCGTCGTCGTCTATAGACAACTCAGTCCGGGTGTGGGACATCCGGAACTCCCACGGCGTGACGCCAGCTGACGGCTCGTCCGGCGAACTGGTGGGACTCTACACTGGAAACACCAGCAACGTGCTGAACGTCCAGTTCATGGCCTGCAACCTGCTGCTGGTGACGGGAACGGCACAAGAGAAAGCAGAACAGTAG